CGCACCTCGGCCACGGCGGCAAAGTGAAGGGCGAAAACCTCGTCTGCCCCTTTCACGGTTATGCGTTCGGGCCCGATGGCGCGTGCCTGCGCCCGAAAAACGAACCCCCATCGCCGGGTCTGCGGTTGAGCAGATGGTACTTGCGTGAAACCGGTGGAATGGCGTGGGTCTGGTACGACTTCGACGGCAATCCACCGATGTGGGATATCCCGGCCTTCGACAGCATGGAATTCTCCCGCACCGTGTACCGCTGTACGGTCATCGCAGGACATATGCAGGATTCGGCCGAAAACGGCGCCGACATGGGCCATATGGCGCACGTTCATCACTTCCGCGCGCCCGTCATGCCGGAGGTGACGATCGATGGCCCCATTATGGTTGCCTACACGAAGACGATGTACGAGAACCGGTGGCCGTTCAACTTCCGCGCCAGTTGGTATGGCATTGGCTATCTGATCGGTGAACTCGAATTTCCCGGCATCGGACTGGAAATCCGGACGCTTGGCGCTTTCACCCAGATCGGGCCGGCCAAATGGACGCTCAGATGGAGTCATGTCGCCCGCATCGCTGCATTCGATGCCCTCCCACGCCTGCTTCGCCTGCTGCTCAACACCCTCGTCGTCAGACTCTATGAACCGTGGTTTCACATGCAGAACATGCGCGACAAGCGCATCTGGGACTACAAGACTCATCGGCCCCACCCTGCCACCACGCCCATGGATCGCTCCGTCCTCGAATATCGGAAATGGGCGGCGCAGTTTTATCCGCCGGGAATGGAGACGGTCGACAGCGTGACGACGAACAGGTCCGGCGTCCCGCGCATTGAACCCGCCCGCATGACATCTCGGAGTGCCGCCCATGAATGATCCGCGCCAGCTCACCCCAGTGCCGGACACCCTGGTGATTCCCGAGCGCTATTGCCCGCTGCTTCAGGACGTCAATCCCATGCGTGCGCAACTCGACGCGAGCATCGAAGCCTGGGTTCAGAAATTCGGGTTGGTACGGACGGAGCGCGAGTGGACGTTGTTCCATGCGGCGCAAACGGGCTTGCTGACATCCCTCTGCTATCCGCGCATGCCGTTCGAGACGCTGGAACCCGCCGGCCATCTGTGCACATGGATCCTGCAGTTCGACGAGTCCGGGTTCGAAGGCCCGGCCAGCCGGGGCGATTTCTCGCAAACGACGGCCAATCTCGCCCGCTTCCAAAAAATCGCCGATGCGCCGCAGCAGCCCCTCGACGTTCAGGAACCGTATTGGGTGGCGTTGCAGGACATCCTGCTTCGGCTGCACAAGGTCGCCACTGGCGAGCAACTCTACCGATTCGACATGGGTATCCTGCGCTGGCTGCACGGCAACGGGTGCGAACTCGGCTACCGCGTCAAGGGAACCATGCCCACGCTGCAGGATTTCCTGGTGATCCGCGGCAACACGGCCGGGTCGAGCCTGTTCGCGTCGATGATCGACATGGGCAGCGACCGACCGATTTCGAGCGCACATTGGGGCAGCCCCGCGCTGCGCGAGCTGAACCTGCTCGGCGATTTTCTGTACGGCATCGACAACGACATCGCGAGCTACCTGCGCGATGCGCAATCGCCCCGGCAACTGCGCTGGAACGTCGTGGATGTGCTGGCTCACGAATACGGTATATCCGCGGAGCACGCGATCCAACGTGCCTGCGACATGCACCGCGAAAAGATGCAGCAGACGGCCGATCTCTGCAGCAGCTTGCGCCAGCATCCGGATACTGGCGTCCGAGAGTTCGCCACCGACTTCGAATACATGATGTCGGGCCCGTGGAAGTGGTACCAGATGATTAACCGATATCGGGTGGTTGACGAGTTCTGATTGAGAGCCTTGAGAAGGCTCCGCACGAATCGGACCGAATATGCGTGGCCATTTTCGAGTCCGGTCGGATCGCGGCTCAAACCTGTCTCGTCGTCTGGGCCGCGTGAGCTTCCCGACGTCACCCGCGCAGTATCAATCGAGTCGGCTGTCGACGAAGCCGCTTCTCCACCAACGAGAAGCCCGTCTGCGCCAGTGCCTACCGCACCTTCGCAACCTTGCAGGCGCCAGTCTTACAGGCCTATTACTCGCGCAAGATCCGGCACGGTAGGCGTCACAACCAGGCGCATCGCGCTCGCACAAGCGGCCGAAGTATTTAGCGATCTGCAGACGCCCTCGCCCACCGACTTTCCGGACAAGAAGTCGTAATTCGGGCGTAATCCCGTGGCCGCACATGCGCGATCAATCTCCATGCGTCAACACGGAACCCGACCACCTACGCCATTGCCCATCATCGTGCACCAGCGCTGCGTGTCTTGTTGCGGTGCCGGATACGGCAACCCGGTCCGTGGATCGATCGAGTCCAGCGGATTCGGTCCCGGCGGGTGGTTTGCCGCGTGCATCGCGGCGTTCTCCGCCATCTGTCTCGCGTTCGCCGCGTTCTGTCGAGCCAGGTCCGCCTTCTGCGCGTCGTCCACCTTCTTCGTCATGGTCACCAGCCGCGCGAACCGCGGATCGCGAACATCCTGCAGCGGCGGCAAAGGCGGTGCGAACGGCATGAAAAGCAACGGCCCGTCATATCTCGGCACCGCCAGTTTCGACGGCTTGCCGAAGTCCGCGGCCATGCTGATCTCCCACATGCCGGCGTTCATGCCAAGCGCGTATTCGTAACGTCGGTTCACGTCCGCCAGGCTGAGCGGCCCGGACGACGCAGGCAACGGTTGCAGGGATGGCGGCAGCGTCTGCCGCGCGGCAGGATAGATCGTGCGAACCCAACTCACCGCGGCGAGCGAGTATTGATAGAGCACCGCGTCGTACTTTTCCAGCACCTCCGCTCGACTATAGTTGCCGGGATTCTGGAAAATGGGCTTGTACGCCGCGAGGGTCTGGTAGTACCGCTCGTTCGCATTTCGCTGCTCCGCAACGAACTGCTGCTGGGGGTCGACCGGCGCAGATGAAGACATCGCAGCGCAGCCGGACAGCAGACTGACGACGAAGGCAATGCCGGCCGTCGTTCGAGACACCGACCGGATGGGACGCAAGATAGGAGGCATCGGAAACGCCATGGAGACTCGACAGGTTTTCATGAATCGGCGCGCGGCCGACAACGCCGCGGCATGCGCCGCGCTCGCCCTATTCTGCCCCGCTCCATATCGCGGCAGGTGGAGTTGCGTCTGATCGTGGTGGATTCCAGTCTCGGGATTTCGTCCCATCGCAGTGCGTG
This is a stretch of genomic DNA from Burkholderia cenocepacia. It encodes these proteins:
- a CDS encoding Rieske 2Fe-2S domain-containing protein, translating into MNCPAIPIQHRCVTVEKRSVQPYPRGWFAVCYSHDVKSGTVRTFPLADGEIVLYRTRSGVLNAINSYCPHFGAHLGHGGKVKGENLVCPFHGYAFGPDGACLRPKNEPPSPGLRLSRWYLRETGGMAWVWYDFDGNPPMWDIPAFDSMEFSRTVYRCTVIAGHMQDSAENGADMGHMAHVHHFRAPVMPEVTIDGPIMVAYTKTMYENRWPFNFRASWYGIGYLIGELEFPGIGLEIRTLGAFTQIGPAKWTLRWSHVARIAAFDALPRLLRLLLNTLVVRLYEPWFHMQNMRDKRIWDYKTHRPHPATTPMDRSVLEYRKWAAQFYPPGMETVDSVTTNRSGVPRIEPARMTSRSAAHE
- a CDS encoding terpene synthase family protein; amino-acid sequence: MNDPRQLTPVPDTLVIPERYCPLLQDVNPMRAQLDASIEAWVQKFGLVRTEREWTLFHAAQTGLLTSLCYPRMPFETLEPAGHLCTWILQFDESGFEGPASRGDFSQTTANLARFQKIADAPQQPLDVQEPYWVALQDILLRLHKVATGEQLYRFDMGILRWLHGNGCELGYRVKGTMPTLQDFLVIRGNTAGSSLFASMIDMGSDRPISSAHWGSPALRELNLLGDFLYGIDNDIASYLRDAQSPRQLRWNVVDVLAHEYGISAEHAIQRACDMHREKMQQTADLCSSLRQHPDTGVREFATDFEYMMSGPWKWYQMINRYRVVDEF